A genome region from Triticum aestivum cultivar Chinese Spring chromosome 2B, IWGSC CS RefSeq v2.1, whole genome shotgun sequence includes the following:
- the LOC123047515 gene encoding disease resistance protein Pik-2 isoform X1, with translation MAAVVTGAMGTLLPKLANLITKEYNLHKGVKGEIMFLKAEMEHMEAALVEISEAPIDEPPDRQIKLWAKDVRDLSYDLEDNIDKFMVHIETHGQPEKSHSFRDFIDKCLSLLTKGKIRHKIGIDIEDIKRRIEEISERRKRYQIDGKAPAKPRGPTVDTLRLSTLYKKATELVGIDEKSFEVVEMLTQGDEVSKKQLKVVSIVGFGGLGKTTLANAVYKKMKGQVNIQTQKPQFDCAAFISVSLNPNMKQIFKSLLHQLDKHTYQNINEASWGEEQLISEIRTFLENKRYLIVIDDIWDKSVWENIKYALPENEYGSKIITTTRILDVAQQAGGLYRLQPLSVVQSRKLFYQRIYGTENKTTPAQLVEVSENILKRCGGVPLAILTIASLLSSKMERAHTHEYWSKVHKSMGSGLDNSHDDVKNMRQILSVSYSDLPPHLKTCLLHLSVYPEDYEIKTEELIWKWVGEGFVKKEQGKSSYEVGEAYLDQLINKSLVQPERFDNENKVRSCCVHDMVRDLIISLSNEENFLTIVGGQQPVYLPSKIRRLSIETCIEEVANQLTTTGLAHVRSLTVSSLAFSLLPALSCFPVLRVLDLTGCDKVDNNHWKDLCSLFHLRYLRLKGTSITKIPKAIRNLKFMQVLDIWPTIIEEELPSTFVQLTQLLFLSITMKTLGEQDLQVLWSIPSLRELYIMVKEPKHRRGKRLVIDSGYPFLCLTSFCVNGDTMMLRFEEGAMRSLQTLQLHFYVHRTVRQFGDFILGLENLSSLEHIDVTVFDEHKEMQTMKNAFEEEIRLNQNKPKPTLRILELGYEVVRKIQAKDQVIRAAYKF, from the exons ATGGCCGCGGTCGTGACCGGAGCGATGGGCACCCTCCTGCCCAAGCTCGCCAACCTGATCACCAAGGAGTACAACCTGCACAAGGGTGTCAAAGGCGAGATCATGTTCCTCAAAGCTGAGATGGAGCATATGGAGGCGGCTCTGGTTGAGATCTCTGAGGCGCCAATTGATGAGCCGCCTGACAGGCAGATCAAGCTTTGGGCCAAGGATGTGAGGGACCTATCATACGACCTCGAAGATAACATTGACAAGTTCATGGTGCACATCGAAACCCATGGACAGCCAGAGAAGTCGCACAGCTTCAGGGATTTCATTGATAAGTGCCTCAGCctgctgaccaagggcaagattcGGCACAAGATCGGCATCGATATCGAAGACATCAAGAGACGCATTGAGGAGATCAGTGAGCGGCGTAAAAGGTACCAGATTGACGGTAAGGCTCCTGCCAAGCCACGCGGTCCAACTGTTGACACCCTTCGCCTGTCAACCTTGTATAAAAAGGCGACGGAGCTCGTTGGCATTGACGAGAAGAGCTTTGAGGTAGTCGAGATGTTGACACAGGGAGACGAGGTTTCCAAGAAACAGCTCAAGGTGGTCTCTATTGTTGGATTTGGTGGATTAGGCAAGACAACCCTTGCCAATGCAGTGTATAAGAAGATGAAAGGACAAGTCAATATTCAAACACAAAAACCGCAATTTGATTGTGCGGCTTTTATTTCAGTATCTCTTAATCCTAACATGAAGCAGATTTTCAAGAGCTTGCTCCATCAACTTGACAAGCACACGTACCAGAATATTAATGAGGCATCTTGGGGTGAAGAACAGCTCATTAGTGAGATAAGAACATTCCTTGAAAACAAGAG GTACTTGATTGTTATTGATGACATATGGGATAAATCTGTCTGGGAAAATATCAAATATGCTTTGCCTGAAAATGAATATGGAAGTAAAATAATCACAACAACTCGCATTCTTGATGTTGCCCAGCAAGCTGGTGGTTTATATCGTCTGCAACCTCTTTCTGTTGTTCAGTCAAGGAAGTTATTCTACCAAAGAATATATGGCACTGAAAATAAAACAACACCCGCTCAATTGGTTGAAGTATCTGAGAACATTCTGAAAAGATGTGGTGGGGTGCCTTTAGCTATCCTTACAATTGCTAGTTTGCTGTCCAGTAAAATGGAAAGAGCACATACACATGAGTATTGGTCCAAGGTGCATAAATCTATGGGTTCAGGGCTAGATAATAGTCATGATGATGTGAAGAACATGAGACAGATATTATCAGTCAGTTACTCTGATCTACCTCCACACCTAAAGACTTGTTTACTGCATCTTAGTGTGTATCCAGAGGATTATGAGATTAAAACAGAAGAACTGATATGGAAATGGGTGGGTGAAGGTTTTGTGAAAAAAGAACAGGGGAAGAGCTCGTATGAAGTAGGAGAGGCTTACTTGGACCAACTCATTAATAAAAGCTTGGTCCAACCTGAAAGATTTGACAATGAGAACAAAGTGCGCTCTTGTTGTGTTCACGATATGGTGCGTGACCTTATCATTTCCTTATCAAATGAGGAGAATTTCCTAACTATAGTTGGTGGTCAGCAGCCAGTGTATCTACCAAGTAAGATCCGCCGACTGTCCATCGAGACCTGCATTGAAGAAGTTGCTAATCAGCTGACAACCACGGGCTTGGCCCATGTGAGGTCACTTACTGTGTCTAGCCTAGCTTTCAGTTTGTTGCCAGCGCTTTCGTGTTTTCCAGTCCTACGCGTGTTGGATTTAACTGGATGCGATAAAGTGGATAATAATCATTGGAAGGATCTATGCAGTTTGTTTCACCTGAGATATCTGCGTTTAAAGGGTACATCTATCACTAAGATCCCGAAAGCTATTAGGAATCTAAAATTTATGCAAGTGCTGGACATATGGCCCACAATAATAGAAGAAGAGCTTCCGTCAACATTTGTTCAACTAACGCAACTGTTGTTCCTAAGTATTACAATGAAAACACTAGGAGAGCAGGATCTTCAAGTCCTTTGGAGCATACCATCTCTCAGAGAACTCTACATAATGGTGAAGGAACCTAAACACAGAAGAGGTAAACGGTTGGTCATTGACAGTGGTTACCCATTTCTGTGTCTAACGAGCTTCTGTGTCAATGGTGACACCATGATGCTGAGGTTTGAAGAAGGAGCCATGCGAAGTCTCCAAACTCTGCAGTTACATTTCTATGTGCATCGCACAGTACGTCAGTTTGGTGATTTCATATTGGGTTTAGAGAACCTCTCTTCACTTGAGCATATTGATGTTACAGTCTTTGATGAGCACAAAGAGATGCAGACTATGAAGAATGCATTCGAGGAAGAGATAAGATTGAACCAGAACAAGCCCAAACCGACATTGAGAATATTGGAACTTGGCTACGAAGTTGTG AGAAAAATTCAGGCTAAAGACCAAGTGATTAGGGCAGCTTATAAATTCTAA
- the LOC123047515 gene encoding disease resistance protein Pik-2 isoform X2, producing MAAVVTGAMGTLLPKLANLITKEYNLHKGVKGEIMFLKAEMEHMEAALVEISEAPIDEPPDRQIKLWAKDVRDLSYDLEDNIDKFMVHIETHGQPEKSHSFRDFIDKCLSLLTKGKIRHKIGIDIEDIKRRIEEISERRKRYQIDGKAPAKPRGPTVDTLRLSTLYKKATELVGIDEKSFEVVEMLTQGDEVSKKQLKVVSIVGFGGLGKTTLANAVYKKMKGQVNIQTQKPQFDCAAFISVSLNPNMKQIFKSLLHQLDKHTYQNINEASWGEEQLISEIRTFLENKRYLIVIDDIWDKSVWENIKYALPENEYGSKIITTTRILDVAQQAGGLYRLQPLSVVQSRKLFYQRIYGTENKTTPAQLVEVSENILKRCGGVPLAILTIASLLSSKMERAHTHEYWSKVHKSMGSGLDNSHDDVKNMRQILSVSYSDLPPHLKTCLLHLSVYPEDYEIKTEELIWKWVGEGFVKKEQGKSSYEVGEAYLDQLINKSLVQPERFDNENKVRSCCVHDMVRDLIISLSNEENFLTIVGGQQPVYLPSKIRRLSIETCIEEVANQLTTTGLAHVRSLTVSSLAFSLLPALSCFPVLRVLDLTGCDKVDNNHWKDLCSLFHLRYLRLKGTSITKIPKAIRNLKFMQVLDIWPTIIEEELPSTFVQLTQLLFLSITMKTLGEQDLQVLWSIPSLRELYIMVKEPKHRRGKRLVIDSGYPFLCLTSFCVNGDTMMLRFEEGAMRSLQTLQLHFYVHRTVRQFGDFILGLENLSSLEHIDVTVFDEHKEMQTMKNAFEEEIRLNQNKPKPTLRILELGYEVVVAEGLRG from the exons ATGGCCGCGGTCGTGACCGGAGCGATGGGCACCCTCCTGCCCAAGCTCGCCAACCTGATCACCAAGGAGTACAACCTGCACAAGGGTGTCAAAGGCGAGATCATGTTCCTCAAAGCTGAGATGGAGCATATGGAGGCGGCTCTGGTTGAGATCTCTGAGGCGCCAATTGATGAGCCGCCTGACAGGCAGATCAAGCTTTGGGCCAAGGATGTGAGGGACCTATCATACGACCTCGAAGATAACATTGACAAGTTCATGGTGCACATCGAAACCCATGGACAGCCAGAGAAGTCGCACAGCTTCAGGGATTTCATTGATAAGTGCCTCAGCctgctgaccaagggcaagattcGGCACAAGATCGGCATCGATATCGAAGACATCAAGAGACGCATTGAGGAGATCAGTGAGCGGCGTAAAAGGTACCAGATTGACGGTAAGGCTCCTGCCAAGCCACGCGGTCCAACTGTTGACACCCTTCGCCTGTCAACCTTGTATAAAAAGGCGACGGAGCTCGTTGGCATTGACGAGAAGAGCTTTGAGGTAGTCGAGATGTTGACACAGGGAGACGAGGTTTCCAAGAAACAGCTCAAGGTGGTCTCTATTGTTGGATTTGGTGGATTAGGCAAGACAACCCTTGCCAATGCAGTGTATAAGAAGATGAAAGGACAAGTCAATATTCAAACACAAAAACCGCAATTTGATTGTGCGGCTTTTATTTCAGTATCTCTTAATCCTAACATGAAGCAGATTTTCAAGAGCTTGCTCCATCAACTTGACAAGCACACGTACCAGAATATTAATGAGGCATCTTGGGGTGAAGAACAGCTCATTAGTGAGATAAGAACATTCCTTGAAAACAAGAG GTACTTGATTGTTATTGATGACATATGGGATAAATCTGTCTGGGAAAATATCAAATATGCTTTGCCTGAAAATGAATATGGAAGTAAAATAATCACAACAACTCGCATTCTTGATGTTGCCCAGCAAGCTGGTGGTTTATATCGTCTGCAACCTCTTTCTGTTGTTCAGTCAAGGAAGTTATTCTACCAAAGAATATATGGCACTGAAAATAAAACAACACCCGCTCAATTGGTTGAAGTATCTGAGAACATTCTGAAAAGATGTGGTGGGGTGCCTTTAGCTATCCTTACAATTGCTAGTTTGCTGTCCAGTAAAATGGAAAGAGCACATACACATGAGTATTGGTCCAAGGTGCATAAATCTATGGGTTCAGGGCTAGATAATAGTCATGATGATGTGAAGAACATGAGACAGATATTATCAGTCAGTTACTCTGATCTACCTCCACACCTAAAGACTTGTTTACTGCATCTTAGTGTGTATCCAGAGGATTATGAGATTAAAACAGAAGAACTGATATGGAAATGGGTGGGTGAAGGTTTTGTGAAAAAAGAACAGGGGAAGAGCTCGTATGAAGTAGGAGAGGCTTACTTGGACCAACTCATTAATAAAAGCTTGGTCCAACCTGAAAGATTTGACAATGAGAACAAAGTGCGCTCTTGTTGTGTTCACGATATGGTGCGTGACCTTATCATTTCCTTATCAAATGAGGAGAATTTCCTAACTATAGTTGGTGGTCAGCAGCCAGTGTATCTACCAAGTAAGATCCGCCGACTGTCCATCGAGACCTGCATTGAAGAAGTTGCTAATCAGCTGACAACCACGGGCTTGGCCCATGTGAGGTCACTTACTGTGTCTAGCCTAGCTTTCAGTTTGTTGCCAGCGCTTTCGTGTTTTCCAGTCCTACGCGTGTTGGATTTAACTGGATGCGATAAAGTGGATAATAATCATTGGAAGGATCTATGCAGTTTGTTTCACCTGAGATATCTGCGTTTAAAGGGTACATCTATCACTAAGATCCCGAAAGCTATTAGGAATCTAAAATTTATGCAAGTGCTGGACATATGGCCCACAATAATAGAAGAAGAGCTTCCGTCAACATTTGTTCAACTAACGCAACTGTTGTTCCTAAGTATTACAATGAAAACACTAGGAGAGCAGGATCTTCAAGTCCTTTGGAGCATACCATCTCTCAGAGAACTCTACATAATGGTGAAGGAACCTAAACACAGAAGAGGTAAACGGTTGGTCATTGACAGTGGTTACCCATTTCTGTGTCTAACGAGCTTCTGTGTCAATGGTGACACCATGATGCTGAGGTTTGAAGAAGGAGCCATGCGAAGTCTCCAAACTCTGCAGTTACATTTCTATGTGCATCGCACAGTACGTCAGTTTGGTGATTTCATATTGGGTTTAGAGAACCTCTCTTCACTTGAGCATATTGATGTTACAGTCTTTGATGAGCACAAAGAGATGCAGACTATGAAGAATGCATTCGAGGAAGAGATAAGATTGAACCAGAACAAGCCCAAACCGACATTGAGAATATTGGAACTTGGCTACGAAGTTGTG GTGGCTGAAGGTCTACGGGGCTGA